In Parasteatoda tepidariorum isolate YZ-2023 chromosome 2, CAS_Ptep_4.0, whole genome shotgun sequence, one DNA window encodes the following:
- the LOC122270551 gene encoding glutamate-gated chloride channel-like, whose protein sequence is MPNTNMLKYGGFNIMIPHMNLRIHKDGFIIHASRIGVKINCMANIRIFPFDNPKCAFAVESVALEQDELELEWDAQRLIRTTSFHSFNAYLISNISGTCDMWLTSRSNSCLYILLIFTRDKNYYITTVFLPGIILVTSAFLGFWLDKGDVSTRVTIGVTSMLSYCTTMINFRSSLPVVSNLEAMNLWDGACLFFIYTSFVEYIVVNYLYRSTSSKTSSDSTMHCVCSANDKNVEEIEDKKEKTDAKCLRIPSKELSYKIERAVRIVFPISFGAFVCYYIIAFAIVFPSRQNNFYIY, encoded by the exons ATGCCAAATACGAATATGCTTAAATATGGTGGTTTTAACATTATGATACCTCATATGAACCTTAGAATACACAAAGATGGATTTATAATACATGCTTCAAg AATTGGAGTGAAGATAAATTGCATGGCTAACATAAGAATTTTTCCATTCGACAATCCAAAATGCGCATTTGCAGTAGAAAGTG ttGCTTTGGAACAAGATGAGCTGGAATTAGAATGGGACGCCCAACGACTGATACGCACGACATCTTTTCACTCCTTTAATGCTTATCTCATTTCTAATATAAGTGGAACTTGTGAtatgtggttaacgtcacgaa GTAATAGTTGcctatatattttacttatttttactcgAGATAAAAATTACTACATTACCACAGTTTTCTTGCCTGGAATAATTCTTGTCACCAGCGCATTTCTTGGGTTTTGGTTGGACAAAGGAGATGTCTCGACTAGAGTAACGATTGGAGTAACAAGTATGTTGAGCTACTGTACGACAATGATAAACTTCAGATCATCATTACCTGTCGTGTCCAACTTAGAGGCTATGAACTTATGGGATGGtgcttgcttattttttatttatacttcttTTGTTGAATACATCGTGGTGAATTATCTTTACCGATCGACATCATCCAAAACTTCAAGCGATTCTACAATGCATTGTGTTTGCAGCGCGAATGATAAG aaTGTGGAAGAAATCgaggataaaaaagaaaagacggATGCCAAGTGCTTAAGAATCCCGTCAAAGgaattatcatataaaatagaaagagCTGTCAGAATTGTTTTTCCAATCTCTTTTGGAGCATTTGtctgttattatattattgcCTTTGCTATTGTGTTTCCTtcaagacaaaataatttttacatttattag